In candidate division TA06 bacterium B3_TA06, the following proteins share a genomic window:
- a CDS encoding IS30 family transposase translates to MGRVLGRSPSTISRELRRNPSPTYDFYIDHRAQVRADKRRSKASRRMRLKSKVIRGYVVSKLTQDWSPEQISGRIEIDHPGISI, encoded by the coding sequence ATGGGCCGTGTTTTAGGCAGGAGTCCCTCTACCATCTCGCGTGAGTTGCGGCGCAACCCCTCGCCTACCTACGACTTTTACATAGACCATCGTGCTCAGGTACGAGCGGATAAGCGCAGGTCAAAGGCAAGCCGCAGGATGCGATTAAAGAGCAAGGTGATCAGGGGTTACGTGGTGTCCAAGCTCACCCAGGACTGGTCGCCTGAGCAGATATCGGGCAGGATAGAGATAGACCATCCGGGTATATCCATCA